From Orenia marismortui DSM 5156, one genomic window encodes:
- a CDS encoding type II secretion system F family protein translates to MDKQFKYKAHDSQGNNKSGLIKANNKQEAVQKLKKLSLLPISVKVEKSNFTLKKYIGKLNSIDIIATKVGYKDKYLFCRQLSSMLRSGIPIVQGLNSLAQQAKNPTLKKAIEDITIEIEKGRSLSNALKKYSSIFSGYFIKLVEVGETGGFLEETLSNLSDYYKRENEKKKEIISNISYPVITMGASIVVLILLMVKVLPNFIKTFKKLDVELPLPTKILLNLSNLMSNYWWLLLITIISLIAAIYYAYQSQKGRRFIDSVLLKIPILKSFITENSLILFARNLSLLERSGVAFLQSMQIVNQNISNIIIQERLERARLRIKDGINITSAIREQQVFPDIALQMIQTGEQTGELDDKLKDIVDFYEDEVEEKFSRMVSLLEPALIIFLTVVIGGIVASVILPIFKMSQGY, encoded by the coding sequence GTGGATAAGCAATTCAAATATAAGGCTCATGATTCACAAGGAAATAATAAGTCTGGTCTAATTAAAGCTAATAATAAACAAGAAGCAGTCCAAAAGTTGAAGAAGTTATCATTATTGCCAATAAGCGTTAAAGTAGAAAAGAGTAATTTCACTTTGAAAAAATATATCGGTAAACTAAATTCAATTGATATTATTGCTACTAAAGTTGGATATAAGGATAAATACTTATTCTGTCGACAACTATCTTCAATGCTCAGGTCTGGAATTCCGATAGTGCAAGGGCTTAATTCCTTAGCTCAGCAGGCAAAGAATCCAACTTTAAAAAAGGCTATTGAAGATATTACTATAGAAATCGAAAAAGGAAGAAGCTTATCAAATGCGTTGAAGAAATATTCATCAATTTTTTCAGGTTACTTTATTAAGTTGGTTGAGGTGGGAGAGACAGGAGGTTTCTTAGAAGAGACTTTATCTAACTTATCAGATTATTATAAGAGAGAAAATGAAAAGAAAAAAGAAATAATATCTAATATTAGTTATCCAGTTATAACTATGGGAGCTTCTATAGTAGTTCTAATCTTATTAATGGTCAAAGTGCTACCAAATTTTATAAAGACTTTTAAAAAGTTAGATGTAGAATTACCTTTACCTACTAAGATATTATTGAATTTAAGTAATTTGATGTCAAATTATTGGTGGCTACTACTAATTACTATAATTTCTTTGATAGCAGCTATTTATTATGCTTATCAAAGTCAGAAAGGTAGAAGGTTTATTGATTCGGTCTTATTAAAGATACCTATTTTAAAATCTTTTATTACTGAGAATTCTTTGATATTATTTGCTAGAAATTTAAGCTTACTAGAAAGAAGTGGAGTTGCTTTCTTACAGAGTATGCAGATTGTTAATCAGAATATCAGTAATATTATTATTCAAGAAAGATTAGAAAGAGCTAGATTAAGAATCAAAGATGGTATTAATATTACCTCAGCAATTAGAGAACAACAGGTTTTTCCTGATATAGCATTACAAATGATACAGACAGGTGAACAGACCGGGGAGCTTGATGATAAATTAAAAGATATAGTTGACTTTTATGAAGATGAAGTAGAAGAAAAATTCTCTAGAATGGTATCTTTATTAGAGCCAGCCTTAATTATCTTTTTAACAGTAGTAATTGGTGGAATTGTAGCTTCGGTTATTTTACCTATCTTTAAGATGTCGCAAGGTTATTAA
- a CDS encoding ankyrin repeat domain-containing protein, protein MILFRKELMISLLLICLVFVLLGCTTIEEELITAAKIGDKSKVKQMIERGVDPNVSNNGGWTPLIMAVQRGYYEIARMLINHGADINAIDKSGRSVLLVTQGMYLEVIKLLLKAGADVNSVDENGVTILMHASAVGNLEVVKMLIKNGADVNTRAKNGLTALEGAQKMLEGVRDRRISKCIELLKKAGAK, encoded by the coding sequence ATGATCTTATTTAGAAAAGAATTAATGATTTCTCTTTTATTAATTTGTTTAGTTTTTGTTCTATTAGGTTGTACAACTATAGAAGAAGAGCTAATTACAGCGGCAAAAATTGGTGATAAATCAAAAGTAAAACAAATGATAGAAAGAGGAGTTGATCCTAATGTTAGCAATAATGGTGGTTGGACTCCTTTAATTATGGCAGTTCAAAGAGGATATTATGAAATAGCAAGAATGTTAATAAATCATGGAGCAGATATTAATGCTATAGATAAATCTGGAAGAAGTGTTTTATTAGTAACTCAAGGTATGTATTTAGAAGTAATAAAGTTGTTATTAAAAGCAGGAGCAGATGTTAATTCTGTAGATGAAAATGGTGTTACTATTTTAATGCATGCATCAGCAGTAGGAAATTTAGAAGTAGTAAAGATGTTAATAAAGAATGGTGCTGATGTTAATACTAGAGCAAAGAATGGATTGACTGCTTTAGAAGGTGCTCAAAAGATGTTAGAGGGAGTTAGAGATAGGAGAATATCAAAGTGTATTGAATTATTGAAAAAGGCAGGGGCTAAGTAA
- a CDS encoding RHS repeat-associated core domain-containing protein, translating into MVQWRVGIGINEVLGVYGEQSQYLHSNHLGSITGITGTDGTVLGSQSYTPFGVVRNTTGSFNTNLGFIGREHDATGLTYIRARYYDASVGRFTRVDPIRDGLNWYGIFSSI; encoded by the coding sequence GTGGTTCAATGGAGAGTAGGAATTGGAATCAATGAAGTCTTAGGAGTCTATGGTGAGCAGAGTCAATATTTGCATAGTAATCATCTAGGTTCAATCACAGGAATAACAGGAACAGATGGTACAGTACTTGGAAGTCAAAGCTATACACCATTTGGTGTGGTGAGGAATACCACAGGAAGCTTCAACACTAATCTAGGCTTCATCGGTCGAGAGCATGATGCCACAGGACTGACTTATATCAGAGCTAGATATTATGATGCTAGTGTGGGGAGATTTACGAGAGTTGACCCGATTAGAGATGGATTGAATTGGTATGGGATTTTTTCTTCTATTTAA
- a CDS encoding PilN domain-containing protein, translated as MINFLTDEFFIIERRNNIMFIIALFVLVIITFISIKTIDLYLEVKYLDNREKVVNQRIAELDQKLAKVNDLKTKTAEIEKRLLEREEMTKNTISIKRIFEELSLLSTPQLYFEKLRLEGDRLDVWGIVGDIDYLSLLNRKLYGSDLLDEFYLDEINKGDNRVRFRIKGKLQKGD; from the coding sequence ATGATAAATTTTTTAACTGATGAATTCTTTATTATCGAGAGAAGAAATAATATTATGTTTATAATAGCTTTATTTGTTTTGGTGATAATTACTTTTATAAGTATTAAAACCATAGACCTTTATTTAGAAGTAAAATATTTAGATAATAGAGAAAAGGTAGTCAATCAGAGAATAGCAGAATTAGATCAAAAACTTGCTAAAGTAAATGATTTAAAAACAAAAACAGCTGAAATAGAAAAAAGGTTGTTGGAAAGAGAAGAGATGACTAAGAATACTATTTCTATTAAAAGAATATTTGAAGAATTAAGTCTGCTATCTACTCCACAGTTATATTTTGAAAAATTGAGACTTGAAGGTGATAGATTAGATGTTTGGGGAATTGTTGGTGATATAGATTATCTATCTCTGCTTAATAGAAAGTTATATGGTTCTGACTTACTTGATGAATTTTACTTGGATGAAATTAATAAAGGTGATAATCGGGTTCGGTTTAGGATAAAAGGCAAGTTGCAGAAAGGAGATTGA
- a CDS encoding LamG-like jellyroll fold domain-containing protein — protein MQFFQVELNTEKGFTLLELIMVIGLIGLLSTTLGSLIIGQYDAWDFNLNQTKLNDHSELILAHLEKDIRRTIDFDENSLEFRLDVDGDSDSDIDKVVKYQLSGQELIKLTYLGSDTSNSIDSREIISDIVTSIDFNKIDEQELKINIELSYEGQSRSIDKEYYISDQIYLEARNYSLLFDGVDDYVAVDNLTYQGADYSQLSIIAKVKTTDSNGVIYSFDKDNYFSLAVDNGRLKFNYTKWEEHIFYDRLEQEAIISQRNINDGQEHIIAVSFINGVTRIYIDGVLDEENIDDSLGGFLGWFDDLLGGIISELLALDFNLGSGELRYGFLGASSQADSFNGDKANGDFFSGNIYWLQHWDKALTKQQIKLYSGIKIDSDTYIQEDRSLSGQEDGLLVYYPIRINDSILYDFANDNNGIVYGGHFE, from the coding sequence TTGCAATTCTTTCAAGTTGAATTGAATACTGAAAAAGGATTTACCTTATTAGAGTTAATAATGGTAATTGGGTTGATTGGATTACTGTCTACTACCTTAGGTAGCTTGATTATTGGGCAATATGATGCTTGGGATTTTAACCTAAATCAGACTAAACTAAATGATCATAGTGAATTGATATTAGCCCATCTAGAAAAGGATATAAGAAGAACGATTGACTTTGATGAGAATAGTTTAGAATTTAGATTAGATGTAGATGGTGATAGTGATAGTGATATAGATAAGGTGGTTAAATATCAGTTATCTGGTCAAGAGCTTATTAAATTAACTTACTTAGGTAGTGATACTTCTAATTCAATCGATAGCAGAGAAATTATTAGCGATATAGTTACTAGTATTGACTTTAATAAAATTGATGAGCAAGAATTAAAGATAAATATAGAATTAAGTTATGAAGGACAGAGCCGTAGTATTGACAAGGAATATTATATCAGTGACCAGATCTATTTAGAAGCTAGGAATTATAGTTTGCTTTTTGATGGAGTTGATGATTATGTAGCTGTAGATAATTTAACTTATCAAGGTGCTGATTATTCCCAGTTAAGCATTATTGCTAAGGTCAAAACTACTGACAGTAATGGAGTGATTTATAGCTTTGATAAGGATAATTATTTTAGCTTAGCAGTGGATAATGGTAGACTAAAATTTAATTATACTAAATGGGAAGAACATATCTTTTATGATAGATTAGAGCAAGAAGCTATAATTAGTCAAAGAAATATTAATGATGGTCAAGAACATATAATAGCAGTCTCTTTTATTAATGGAGTTACCCGAATTTATATAGATGGAGTATTAGATGAAGAGAATATAGATGACTCCTTAGGTGGTTTCCTGGGCTGGTTTGATGATTTATTGGGAGGAATAATTAGTGAGCTGTTAGCATTAGATTTTAATTTAGGAAGTGGAGAATTAAGGTATGGGTTTCTTGGGGCAAGCTCCCAAGCTGATAGTTTTAATGGAGATAAAGCTAATGGAGACTTTTTCTCTGGTAATATCTATTGGTTGCAACATTGGGATAAAGCTTTGACTAAACAGCAGATTAAGCTTTATTCTGGTATAAAGATAGATAGTGATACTTATATACAAGAAGATAGAAGCTTATCAGGACAAGAGGATGGTCTACTAGTGTATTATCCAATTAGAATCAATGACTCTATTTTGTATGATTTTGCTAATGATAATAATGGTATAGTCTATGGAGGTCACTTTGAATAA
- the pilM gene encoding pilus assembly protein PilM, whose protein sequence is MFSLFAAKGQLGIDFGDSIKIAEFKDDHFKTAVYDKLSKEDLKEFSAQKVITAIGSDDVKVKFIPLATKLNDSELKEMLSLQFEADDLVIQYDIVDYLDKKYVIGLAVNKDIVQSKFDQIRDLKLKAKVIETEFHANLRFLYYQYPDLKDTVSLVDIGREKTDLIIAQQGELLFFRKVDFAGRQITERLAKINRISFAEAEKYKKSGVDKEELKIILEELRSQIYSSIDYFQSEYKGRVSKIFLTGGGSNFKGLKNYLEDQLGIEVESIEDSLFSLAKGLALREL, encoded by the coding sequence TTGTTTTCACTCTTTGCTGCTAAAGGACAATTAGGTATAGATTTTGGAGATTCTATAAAAATAGCAGAGTTTAAAGACGATCACTTTAAGACAGCTGTTTATGATAAATTATCTAAAGAAGATTTAAAGGAATTCTCAGCCCAAAAAGTTATCACTGCAATTGGTAGTGATGATGTTAAAGTTAAATTTATTCCTTTGGCTACTAAATTGAATGATTCAGAGCTAAAAGAGATGCTAAGTCTACAATTTGAAGCTGATGATTTAGTAATACAGTATGATATAGTTGACTATCTTGATAAAAAATATGTAATAGGCTTAGCGGTAAATAAGGATATAGTTCAGTCAAAATTTGATCAAATTAGAGATTTGAAATTAAAGGCCAAAGTTATTGAAACAGAGTTCCATGCTAATTTAAGATTTTTATATTATCAATATCCAGACTTAAAAGATACGGTATCCCTTGTTGATATAGGTAGAGAGAAGACTGATCTAATAATTGCTCAACAAGGAGAACTGCTTTTCTTTAGAAAGGTAGATTTTGCTGGAAGACAGATTACTGAAAGGTTGGCAAAGATTAATCGAATTAGCTTTGCAGAAGCAGAAAAATATAAAAAAAGTGGTGTTGATAAAGAAGAACTAAAGATAATATTAGAAGAATTAAGAAGTCAAATCTACAGTTCTATTGATTATTTTCAATCTGAATATAAGGGTAGAGTATCTAAGATATTTCTAACAGGTGGCGGAAGTAACTTTAAAGGACTCAAAAATTACTTGGAAGATCAATTAGGGATAGAAGTAGAAAGTATAGAAGATAGCCTTTTTTCTTTAGCTAAGGGCTTGGCCTTAAGAGAACTATAA
- a CDS encoding type IV pilus modification PilV family protein, with translation MDYNDEKGFTLLEVILATALLGIIGVSFSSYWSTSTSALEDIHLQRLAREIAYNSVEQLQKAGDNLDEDDNFDLIIYNSISKENENLKIDGVSFSKEVSASDYQDGVKEINIKVRYNQSQVNLSLLLADKRELD, from the coding sequence ATGGATTATAATGATGAGAAAGGTTTTACTTTATTAGAGGTGATTCTTGCTACAGCTCTTTTAGGCATAATAGGGGTTTCTTTTAGTTCTTACTGGTCTACTAGTACTTCGGCCTTAGAGGATATTCATTTACAACGTTTAGCTAGAGAAATAGCTTACAACTCTGTAGAGCAATTGCAAAAGGCAGGAGATAATCTAGATGAAGATGATAATTTTGATCTTATTATATATAATAGCATCAGTAAAGAGAATGAAAATTTGAAGATTGATGGTGTTAGTTTTAGTAAAGAAGTTAGTGCTAGTGATTACCAGGATGGTGTTAAGGAGATTAATATCAAGGTTAGATATAATCAGAGTCAAGTGAATTTAAGCCTATTATTAGCTGATAAACGGGAACTGGACTAA
- a CDS encoding GspE/PulE family protein, with protein sequence MGLKKKRLGDILLDEKLITEEDLQEALIEQQNSNKRLGQVLKELGLTTEDEIAVALHHQLGVLLLAENDKQNIKEEMFELLDEEDIREKRVFPIRKEGRILILAMENPQNIVVIDEIEDQTSLEVIPRIATPTEIDNLIETYLGERGIEEFIENIEQMEFEQVAEEDDDFDQQQLEEQLEDTPIIKTVNKIIATGIQYKASDIHIEPLDKGTQVRYRIDGVLHREMTFSQNIHMALVSRIKVMSGLDIAERRKAQDGRINVEFAQTKADLRISILPASLGEKVVIRIFDKSNLRLDFNYIGFSNENLKTFKRLIKKPNGMILLTGPTGSGKTTTLYTALNYLNEETKNILTIEDPVEYKIAGITQTPVNPKKEMTFANALRVFVRQDPDIIMVGEIRDKETAETAIKSALTGHLVLSTLHTNSAVGAISRLINMGVEPFLIADSVIGVVAQRLLRKLCDECKETTIIDEYETLREYLDEDFTAYQAEGCEFCKDIGYKGRTAIHEILEVTPSIKEAIATRKSSSEITKLANAEGMNTLFKDGFEKVKNGVTTIDEIMRVANIE encoded by the coding sequence ATGGGGTTAAAGAAGAAACGCTTAGGTGATATTTTATTAGATGAAAAGCTAATTACTGAAGAGGATTTACAGGAAGCTTTAATCGAACAACAAAATTCTAATAAGAGGTTAGGTCAAGTATTAAAAGAACTAGGTCTAACTACAGAAGATGAAATTGCAGTAGCACTTCATCATCAATTAGGTGTTTTATTATTAGCTGAAAATGATAAGCAGAATATTAAAGAAGAGATGTTTGAATTATTAGATGAAGAAGATATTAGAGAGAAGCGGGTCTTTCCTATCAGAAAAGAGGGTAGAATTTTAATTCTGGCCATGGAGAATCCCCAGAATATTGTAGTAATAGATGAGATTGAAGATCAAACCTCTTTAGAAGTAATTCCTAGAATTGCTACCCCTACTGAAATTGATAATTTGATTGAGACCTATTTGGGAGAACGGGGTATAGAAGAATTTATAGAAAATATTGAACAGATGGAATTTGAACAGGTTGCTGAAGAAGATGATGACTTTGATCAACAACAATTAGAAGAACAACTAGAAGATACCCCAATTATAAAGACTGTTAATAAAATAATTGCTACAGGTATTCAATATAAGGCTAGTGATATTCATATTGAACCCTTAGATAAGGGAACCCAGGTTAGATATAGAATTGATGGGGTTTTACATAGAGAAATGACCTTTTCTCAGAATATCCATATGGCATTAGTATCTAGGATCAAAGTAATGAGTGGTTTAGATATAGCAGAAAGAAGAAAAGCTCAAGATGGAAGAATTAATGTGGAGTTTGCTCAAACAAAGGCCGACTTAAGAATATCTATTCTTCCAGCTTCATTAGGAGAGAAGGTTGTAATTCGTATCTTTGATAAGAGTAATTTAAGGTTAGACTTTAATTATATTGGGTTTTCTAATGAAAACTTGAAAACATTTAAGAGGTTGATAAAAAAACCAAATGGCATGATCTTATTAACTGGACCAACAGGAAGTGGAAAGACAACTACCTTATATACAGCTTTAAATTACCTAAATGAAGAGACTAAGAATATCTTAACCATTGAAGATCCTGTTGAATACAAAATTGCAGGAATTACTCAAACTCCAGTAAATCCTAAAAAAGAAATGACCTTTGCTAATGCATTAAGAGTATTTGTGCGACAAGACCCTGATATTATTATGGTTGGAGAGATTAGAGATAAGGAGACTGCTGAAACTGCAATCAAGTCTGCTTTAACAGGACATCTAGTATTGAGTACTTTGCATACTAACAGTGCGGTAGGAGCAATTAGCCGCTTGATTAATATGGGAGTAGAACCATTTTTGATTGCTGACTCTGTTATTGGTGTAGTAGCACAGCGATTGCTTAGGAAGTTATGTGATGAATGTAAGGAGACTACCATAATTGATGAATATGAAACTCTTAGAGAATATTTGGATGAGGATTTCACTGCTTATCAAGCAGAAGGCTGTGAATTCTGCAAAGATATTGGTTATAAAGGTAGAACAGCAATTCATGAGATCTTAGAAGTTACTCCAAGTATTAAGGAAGCTATTGCTACTAGGAAGTCATCCTCTGAAATTACTAAATTAGCTAATGCTGAAGGAATGAATACTTTATTTAAAGACGGTTTCGAGAAAGTTAAAAATGGAGTCACTACTATTGATGAAATAATGAGAGTAGCTAACATAGAATGA
- a CDS encoding type II secretion system protein, which yields MRRLLKEDGFTLLELLVVIAVIGILAAIVMPQVTGVQDDAQLNSAKASLANIQTALEKYKVDNGEYPTESDVWNDTDAATAGIGVDGDDFVYETNNQDDYLVYYDDTFDADEDGTAGYLYIDSGSSKIQELDDTDDDSDNVQDNVPTL from the coding sequence ATGAGAAGATTATTAAAGGAAGATGGATTTACTTTATTAGAGTTATTAGTTGTAATTGCAGTAATTGGTATCTTAGCTGCAATAGTAATGCCACAGGTTACTGGGGTGCAAGATGATGCACAGTTAAATAGTGCTAAGGCAAGTTTAGCAAATATCCAAACTGCTTTGGAAAAGTATAAGGTGGATAATGGAGAATATCCAACAGAAAGTGATGTATGGAATGATACAGATGCTGCAACTGCTGGTATAGGAGTTGATGGTGATGATTTTGTATATGAAACTAATAATCAAGATGATTATCTAGTGTATTATGATGATACTTTTGATGCAGATGAAGATGGAACTGCAGGATATCTTTATATTGATTCTGGTTCTTCTAAGATTCAAGAGTTAGATGATACTGATGATGATAGTGATAATGTACAAGATAATGTGCCTACTTTATAG
- a CDS encoding LamG domain-containing protein translates to MGLQNFKEEEGSVLILILILMSVGIILITTMNNIIYNTSNRVVEENERDQAILLAESALEVGIREVQNKTIKLGKGSWLSLNHGEGEYKIDTKLAEGDYLIIRGSGKINDRVKRLMIKRKLKKKEIEYEDFSFIEYFDGVDDVEVVDANQINLSNAATIEAFVKPDSNLKLPAIILSKDGAYNLGVNSNGEIFVEVYTTQNARNAKTITFDTDINQYDDWIHIAFTYDDNRNKEQAQLYINGEEIASAGNSIKGNLVSNNNDLIIGACEATEYSNYNQWQGEIKNIRVWDIAQSNSDLAENANKNITEENTAGVIYTYPKNQWSIVNGDSNSAEINLVNNSTAAGGTVLEIKNQGLYFKDINLAYDADKIYRVEVRIRQAEDANNDKQKFSIGMEGLDDSTNLVNIKGFDSHEGQYYMVLENSELTESDGWKRFVGYFSGRSLDEDYINSTVENNPRSASLLRPMPLHSEVDYIRPVFIVNQDNGNGTAQIDYIKIEELLVN, encoded by the coding sequence ATGGGGCTTCAAAATTTTAAGGAAGAAGAGGGCTCGGTACTAATATTAATATTGATACTGATGTCAGTAGGGATAATTTTAATTACTACTATGAATAATATTATCTATAATACAAGTAATCGTGTTGTTGAAGAAAATGAAAGAGATCAAGCTATACTTTTGGCAGAATCTGCTCTTGAAGTAGGAATTAGAGAGGTGCAAAATAAGACTATTAAACTAGGTAAGGGATCTTGGTTAAGCTTAAATCATGGTGAAGGAGAATACAAAATTGATACTAAGCTTGCTGAAGGTGATTACCTAATTATTAGAGGTAGTGGTAAAATTAATGATAGGGTTAAGAGATTAATGATTAAAAGAAAGTTGAAGAAGAAAGAGATTGAGTATGAAGATTTTAGTTTTATAGAATATTTTGATGGTGTTGATGATGTTGAGGTTGTTGATGCTAATCAGATTAATTTGAGTAATGCAGCAACTATAGAGGCTTTTGTAAAGCCAGATAGTAATCTGAAATTACCTGCTATTATTTTGAGTAAGGATGGAGCTTATAATTTAGGAGTTAATTCTAATGGAGAGATATTTGTAGAGGTTTATACTACTCAAAATGCTAGAAATGCTAAGACTATAACTTTTGATACAGATATAAATCAATATGATGACTGGATACACATAGCCTTTACTTATGATGATAATAGGAATAAAGAGCAAGCTCAGCTCTATATTAATGGTGAAGAGATAGCTTCAGCAGGTAATAGTATTAAAGGTAATTTAGTAAGTAATAACAATGACCTAATTATAGGTGCTTGTGAAGCTACTGAATATAGTAATTATAATCAATGGCAGGGTGAGATCAAAAATATTAGAGTTTGGGATATTGCCCAAAGTAATTCTGATCTTGCAGAGAATGCCAATAAAAATATAACCGAAGAGAATACAGCAGGCGTAATTTATACCTATCCGAAGAATCAGTGGTCCATAGTTAATGGCGATAGTAATTCTGCAGAGATAAACCTTGTAAATAACTCTACTGCAGCAGGAGGTACAGTCTTAGAAATAAAAAATCAAGGATTATACTTTAAAGATATTAACTTAGCCTATGATGCCGATAAAATATATAGGGTAGAAGTTAGAATAAGACAAGCTGAAGATGCGAATAATGATAAGCAGAAATTTTCTATAGGTATGGAAGGATTAGATGATAGTACTAATCTTGTTAATATTAAGGGCTTTGACAGCCATGAAGGTCAGTATTATATGGTTTTAGAGAATAGTGAATTGACTGAAAGTGATGGATGGAAAAGATTTGTAGGGTATTTTAGCGGTCGGTCTTTAGATGAAGATTATATTAATAGTACTGTTGAGAATAATCCTAGATCAGCTTCTTTATTAAGACCAATGCCTTTACATTCAGAAGTAGATTATATTCGTCCAGTATTCATTGTTAATCAAGATAATGGCAATGGTACAGCCCAAATTGATTATATCAAAATTGAAGAACTATTAGTTAATTAG